The following coding sequences are from one Hymenobacter sp. DG25A window:
- a CDS encoding VOC family protein, giving the protein MFEGLRTVVYPVGNLTKAKAWYSAALGQEPYFDEPFYVGFNVGGYELGLVPDAPVAGQAGPIAYWGVPDAAAAFARLIELGAHPHEDVHDVGGGILLGTVQDPFANLLGVIQNPHFALPQ; this is encoded by the coding sequence ATGTTTGAAGGCTTACGCACGGTAGTTTATCCGGTCGGTAATCTGACGAAGGCCAAAGCGTGGTACAGCGCCGCCCTGGGGCAGGAACCCTATTTTGATGAGCCGTTTTATGTTGGCTTCAACGTGGGCGGCTATGAACTGGGCTTGGTGCCCGATGCCCCCGTAGCCGGGCAGGCCGGCCCCATAGCCTACTGGGGCGTGCCCGATGCCGCCGCGGCCTTTGCCCGGCTAATAGAGTTGGGCGCCCACCCCCACGAAGACGTGCACGATGTAGGCGGTGGCATTCTGCTGGGCACCGTGCAGGACCCGTTTGCCAATCTATTGGGCGTAATTCAGAACCCGCATTTCGCGCTGCCGCAGTAA
- a CDS encoding alpha-amylase family glycosyl hydrolase: MRKLLAAALLGLSATGSLLSSCNKDAVQPGASPTMAVTPQTQSAVVANGVMMQGFYWDVPTTTAAGTWWQNLGAKAQELSDAGITAMWLPPAYKGSGALDVGYGVYDRYDLGEFNQKGTVATRYGTLSQLQAAITSLHGKGIQVYEDMVMNHLTSADA, encoded by the coding sequence ATGAGAAAATTGCTAGCGGCCGCCCTTCTGGGGCTGTCTGCCACAGGCAGTCTTTTGTCATCCTGTAACAAGGATGCCGTCCAGCCGGGTGCTTCGCCCACCATGGCTGTTACCCCCCAAACGCAAAGCGCGGTAGTCGCGAATGGCGTGATGATGCAGGGCTTCTACTGGGACGTGCCCACCACCACCGCGGCCGGCACGTGGTGGCAAAACCTGGGCGCCAAAGCGCAGGAGCTCAGTGACGCCGGTATTACGGCCATGTGGCTGCCGCCCGCCTACAAAGGCTCCGGCGCGCTGGACGTGGGCTACGGCGTGTATGACCGCTACGACCTGGGCGAGTTCAACCAGAAAGGTACCGTAGCCACGCGCTACGGCACACTCAGCCAGCTCCAGGCAGCCATAACTTCCCTGCACGGCAAAGGCATTCAGGTATAT